The following DNA comes from Bacteroidales bacterium.
GACCAGACTAATGATTGATATCAAAGTATCATAAGTTGAACGGTCTACACTGCACGGGGCAACGCTTAAATTTAGTAAGTTATTCTTTGTACGGACTATATTGTTCTATATTTAGGGACTAATGACTGATTCATTCCCTGGTGACAATATAAACGTCTTCGCTGTCGCGCTTCATCATGTATTTTTCCCTCGCGTACGTTTCTATCGTTTCAAGATTGGTCTCAAGTTCATAGATAGCCTTATTATTTTTGGCAATTTCGATCATATAAAACGCCCTCATCCCCTTGATCTCATCGATCCTGGCATTTAATATGCGCTGACGTTTCAAGCTGTTGTTATCAAAAAAGATCATCCAGACAGCAAAAGCCACCAGGGTCAGGAAATACCTATTTATCAGTATTTTGCCGATAAAATGAAGCATAGGGTTATATTTCAGTTATAAAAGTAGGTTTTATTAATTGGCTAAACCAAACAAGGAACTGCAAATTCCTAACTTTCGTTTGTTGAAAACTAAACCCTTCCCCTGAATCGAGGGCATATCATTAGTTGACATTTAATTTTTGCAATAATAGTATACATGTTCTTTTCCATGTGGGGGTCGAAGCTTAAGCATTCCGGCATATCGCCGCGCTCGCCGGTGATGACGTTGTAAGATCCCAGGTAATCCTTGTGGATATAATAAGTGGAAAATGAACACAATTCTGGTAATTTTCAAAAATCAGATGGTTCTTTTTTTTTAAGCTCCTCGATTTCATAAAGCATTTCTCTTATCTTCTCCTTGTAAGGGCAATTGGATGGTGAACAGCTTAACTTGTCCCACAAGTTGTTTCCTTGTGTTAACTGACCCGGCCTTGACTCCAACTACATACAAAACACTTCCCATCAATGGATTAAATGAAAATCCATGAAAAAATTTGGATATTTTCATTTTTCCAAAAAACCAAGTATCTAAATTTTTTTTGAAGGAAGATGAATCAAGATAAGGCGGGAATATCAAGGCTTTTGAAAGGGTTAAAAATGAAAAAGCCCCGATTGAATCGGGGCTTAGTCGACTTCGGCTCCCCGACCTTCGCTATTATCTAAATTTTGAAGGCTGGGTGAAATGGGTGAATTCCAAGGTATTTAAAAGTGTAGTTGAAATGTAAGCCGAGATTAGAGTTAGACTGCCTTCTCTTTATTGAACA
Coding sequences within:
- a CDS encoding septum formation initiator family protein; amino-acid sequence: MLHFIGKILINRYFLTLVAFAVWMIFFDNNSLKRQRILNARIDEIKGMRAFYMIEIAKNNKAIYELETNLETIETYAREKYMMKRDSEDVYIVTRE